The following are encoded together in the Methanosarcina flavescens genome:
- a CDS encoding response regulator translates to MKMAEGRKMAEGRILVVEDEHIVAMGIKKMLKSLGYTVTGVASSGKDAISKAESTFPDVVLMDIMLKGDMDGVDAAKEIRERFNVPVVYLTAYSDNNILERAKKTEPFGYIIKPFDEKDLHSSLEVALHRYRKEKEKSE, encoded by the coding sequence ATGAAAATGGCAGAAGGAAGAAAAATGGCAGAAGGTAGAATTCTCGTTGTTGAGGACGAGCATATCGTCGCAATGGGTATAAAGAAAATGTTAAAGAGCCTGGGATATACGGTTACAGGCGTAGCTTCGTCTGGAAAGGATGCCATAAGCAAGGCAGAGAGCACTTTCCCTGATGTCGTACTTATGGATATCATGTTAAAAGGCGACATGGACGGCGTGGATGCTGCAAAGGAAATCAGGGAAAGGTTTAATGTTCCTGTTGTCTACCTGACTGCTTATTCCGATAATAATATTCTTGAGCGGGCTAAGAAAACCGAGCCTTTTGGTTATATCATAAAACCCTTTGACGAGAAAGACCTGCACAGCAGCCTCGAAGTAGCTCTGCACAGGTACAGGAAAGAAAAAGAAAAATCTGAATGA
- the pap gene encoding polyphosphate:AMP phosphotransferase: MLEKIDLSKAITNAEYKKSKKLLKPKLGELQRKAWDLKIPVILVFEGWHVPGMGEDVNRFILSLDPRGYSFNTMTRPCYEELLKPFIVRFWSRIPAKGKIAIFDRSWYSRAVIECLGKEKTGQEMKKYLEKINYFERQLADDGYLIIKLFLHISEKEHKERFKELKKVNIPLIFEEYEKELSQDLDLIHNYNEYLPFVENMLEKTDMPYAPWTVVEANDRNFATLKIMMTVIHAMEASIKQATRTPAVQTLKYLDLETRRVPQLNDLILEKVDLSRRMDADEYRTSKKFYQQKLATLQYELFRKKRPVVVVFEGWDAAGKGGDIHRLVENLNPRLYRVVPVGSPNDIEKAHHYLWRFCEAIPRAGHITIFDRSWYGRVLVERVEGFCREEEWKRAYREINEFEEILTQAGTIVLKFWLHIDKETQLERFNSRQVDPKKKWKITAEDWRNRGRWDDYKIAANEMLQKTSTTNSRWIIVESNDKRYSRIKVLKTAVEIIEKELKR; encoded by the coding sequence ATGCTTGAGAAAATCGATCTTTCAAAGGCAATAACAAATGCTGAGTACAAAAAAAGCAAAAAATTGCTTAAACCCAAGCTCGGAGAACTGCAGCGGAAAGCCTGGGACTTAAAAATACCGGTTATTCTCGTTTTCGAAGGCTGGCATGTTCCCGGTATGGGAGAGGATGTCAACCGTTTTATTCTTTCACTGGATCCCAGAGGGTACAGCTTCAATACCATGACCAGGCCCTGCTATGAAGAGCTTCTCAAACCCTTCATTGTACGTTTCTGGTCCAGGATTCCTGCAAAAGGAAAAATTGCAATTTTTGACAGAAGTTGGTACAGCAGGGCAGTGATAGAATGCCTGGGAAAAGAAAAAACCGGACAGGAAATGAAAAAATACTTGGAAAAAATAAATTATTTTGAGCGGCAGCTTGCCGATGATGGGTATCTTATCATAAAACTTTTCCTTCATATAAGTGAAAAAGAGCATAAAGAGCGTTTTAAAGAACTTAAAAAAGTTAATATTCCACTCATATTTGAGGAATATGAAAAAGAACTTAGCCAGGATCTTGATCTTATCCATAATTATAATGAGTACCTCCCTTTTGTAGAGAATATGCTGGAGAAGACCGATATGCCTTATGCTCCGTGGACAGTCGTGGAAGCTAATGATAGGAACTTCGCAACTCTTAAAATTATGATGACTGTTATTCATGCGATGGAAGCTTCCATTAAACAGGCAACCCGAACTCCAGCCGTACAGACCCTTAAATACCTGGATCTGGAGACCAGGAGAGTTCCTCAACTTAACGATTTAATACTTGAGAAAGTTGACCTTTCCAGAAGAATGGATGCAGATGAGTACAGGACATCAAAAAAGTTTTACCAGCAAAAGCTTGCAACTCTCCAGTACGAACTATTCAGGAAAAAGCGTCCAGTGGTTGTGGTCTTTGAAGGTTGGGATGCAGCAGGCAAAGGAGGAGATATCCACCGCCTTGTAGAAAATCTCAATCCCAGGCTTTACAGAGTAGTCCCAGTGGGCTCGCCCAATGACATCGAAAAAGCTCATCATTACCTATGGCGTTTCTGTGAAGCTATCCCTAGAGCTGGACATATAACAATTTTCGACCGGAGCTGGTACGGCCGCGTCCTGGTAGAAAGAGTCGAAGGCTTCTGCAGAGAGGAAGAATGGAAAAGAGCTTACAGAGAGATTAACGAATTTGAGGAAATTCTGACACAGGCTGGAACGATTGTGCTCAAGTTCTGGCTTCACATTGATAAGGAAACCCAGCTTGAACGTTTCAACAGCCGGCAGGTTGATCCAAAAAAAAAGTGGAAAATCACAGCCGAGGATTGGCGAAACCGGGGCAGATGGGACGATTATAAGATTGCAGCCAACGAGATGCTCCAGAAAACAAGCACAACAAATTCCCGGTGGATTATTGTAGAATCAAACGATAAACGATATTCCAGAATCAAAGTTCTGAAAACCGCTGTTGAAATCATAGAAAAAGAGCTGAAAAGGTAA
- a CDS encoding response regulator → MVEGKILVVEDEHIVAMGLRAMLRNLGYTVTGVASSGEEAISKAESTRPDLVLMDIMLKGDLDGIEASKEIKKRSGIPVVYLTACSDRKILEKIWNTGSGYIMKPFDEKDLKNGIDSVLMQYRLEKKNVKRSPEKFLEDSGELSTPSSFLSSYKGPK, encoded by the coding sequence ATGGTAGAAGGAAAAATTCTGGTTGTTGAGGATGAACACATTGTTGCAATGGGACTAAGGGCAATGCTGAGAAACCTGGGATATACGGTTACAGGTGTGGCTTCTTCAGGAGAGGAAGCCATTAGTAAAGCTGAAAGCACCAGACCTGACCTTGTGCTTATGGATATTATGCTTAAAGGTGACCTTGACGGTATAGAAGCTTCGAAGGAAATAAAAAAACGCTCTGGCATTCCGGTCGTTTACCTTACAGCCTGTTCCGACCGTAAAATTCTCGAAAAAATCTGGAATACCGGATCCGGGTATATTATGAAGCCATTTGACGAAAAGGATCTGAAAAATGGTATTGATTCTGTTCTTATGCAGTATAGACTGGAGAAGAAGAATGTTAAAAGAAGTCCGGAGAAGTTTCTGGAAGATTCAGGAGAGCTCAGTACTCCCTCAAGTTTCCTTTCCAGCTATAAAGGGCCAAAGTAA